From Parasphaerochaeta coccoides DSM 17374, a single genomic window includes:
- the cas5e gene encoding type I-E CRISPR-associated protein Cas5/CasD encodes MKYLALWLEAPLQSWGSNSKFGRRDTEIFPTKSGIYGLILSAMGKQGPQDDFLARLSSLRQYIIAYSYNTHTKPDILMDFHMVGSGYDASAPWERLLIPKKADGTPAVGGGSKITYRYYLQDVSFGVIQEMHEDFENDVSHALQFPVYDLFLGRKNCVPTEFIYRGCFNSFDEAKEVLDSLKNDKGLKKIYTVEEVNEASPESLIISDVPLQFGDSKMYKERIVLISHDDEY; translated from the coding sequence ATGAAGTACCTCGCACTATGGCTAGAAGCACCTCTCCAATCATGGGGAAGTAATTCCAAGTTTGGGCGTAGAGATACGGAAATCTTTCCGACAAAATCTGGAATCTATGGGCTGATACTGTCTGCAATGGGCAAACAAGGGCCACAGGATGATTTTTTGGCACGCCTAAGCTCTTTACGGCAATATATTATAGCTTATTCATATAATACTCATACGAAACCAGATATTCTGATGGATTTTCACATGGTTGGAAGTGGGTATGATGCTTCAGCGCCTTGGGAACGTCTTCTCATTCCCAAGAAAGCAGACGGGACTCCTGCTGTGGGTGGGGGATCAAAAATTACATATCGTTATTATTTGCAGGACGTATCTTTTGGTGTCATTCAGGAAATGCATGAAGATTTTGAAAATGACGTTTCTCATGCGTTGCAATTTCCGGTGTATGATCTTTTTCTTGGACGTAAGAATTGTGTCCCCACTGAATTTATTTATAGAGGTTGCTTTAATTCTTTTGATGAAGCAAAAGAGGTTTTGGATTCTCTCAAGAATGACAAAGGACTAAAGAAAATATATACAGTTGAAGAAGTAAATGAGGCATCCCCTGAATCATTGATCATTTCAGATGTTCCTTTACAGTTTGGTGATTCCAAGATGTATAAGGAAAGAATCGTACTTATTTCACATGATGACGAGTACTAA
- a CDS encoding zincin-like metallopeptidase domain-containing protein, whose translation MPHREAFPRQESYFSVAFHEMTHSTGSKNRLNRPELAIYAQDIHARAKEELVAELGAVALCEKCNMRYAHQESAAYLDNWSKSFKYREVSLQNIYTSVSPAVRYITAETQKERQDILKRTEPLIPEWKKIVEKATEKTVSLSQTQKNHSPRTAIRGEPDE comes from the coding sequence CTGCCTCACAGAGAAGCGTTTCCCCGGCAGGAAAGTTACTTTTCTGTAGCATTTCATGAGATGACGCATAGTACTGGTTCTAAAAATAGGCTCAATCGTCCAGAGCTTGCAATTTATGCCCAAGATATTCATGCCCGTGCAAAGGAAGAACTTGTTGCGGAGTTGGGAGCCGTTGCCTTATGTGAAAAATGTAATATGCGATATGCCCATCAAGAATCCGCTGCATATCTAGATAACTGGAGCAAATCTTTTAAGTATAGGGAAGTATCCCTTCAAAATATTTACACATCGGTTTCACCGGCAGTCCGTTATATCACAGCTGAGACACAGAAAGAACGGCAGGACATCCTCAAACGGACTGAACCCCTTATACCGGAATGGAAAAAAATCGTCGAGAAGGCAACTGAAAAAACAGTGTCACTTTCTCAAACTCAAAAAAACCATTCACCAAGAACCGCAATACGGGGAGAACCAGATGAGTAA
- a CDS encoding Ltp family lipoprotein, translating to MERPSSGGEWTGYAVDHCGANWNEQAAKKAASYLRSSSVSRTGLYDHLKWEGFIPSQATYDLTQVVDW from the coding sequence ATGGAAAGACCCTCCAGCGGTGGGGAATGGACAGGATATGCTGTAGATCATTGTGGAGCGAACTGGAATGAACAGGCAGCAAAAAAAGCCGCCAGCTACCTGAGGTCTTCTTCGGTCTCCCGAACAGGACTATATGACCACCTAAAATGGGAAGGTTTCATTCCCAGCCAAGCAACCTATGATCTTACTCAAGTAGTGGATTGGTAA
- a CDS encoding RNA-binding domain-containing protein: MSQLITELYKRKENNRLEVKRAREGVPQTLWETYSSFANTMGGTIILGVDEDTSGNLQVAGVPDAERYVKTIWNTLNNRQKVSRNILVEHNIRLEETEGKNVIVIGVPRAARTDKPIFINGDVYSGSYRRNGDGDYHCSEDEVRNMIRDSSRSPADLVVLEALGLDALCADTIQKYRRRLATVKPDLSWNQLSDEELLYRLNAIGRSEKDAYLHPTAAGLLMFGYHYEIVKEFPSYLLDYREVTDEESRWVDRIVSNAANWSGNLFDFYFLVAEKLMVGIKTPFALDENMVRIDDTPVHKAVREALVNSLVHANYYERRGLVVIKRKNSFEFSNPGGLRICPEAAIDGGLSDPRNGTVFTMFMLINIGERADSGLSNIFAVWKQQKWIEPILSETFNPERTALNLVMGKASGEKVAIKSGDKKVAIKSGDKELGKKTEEQRNQIIEYLRKNKECTNAIVCELLNIRESRARIILGQMVEDGLLVAKGENKGRVYRIAGL; the protein is encoded by the coding sequence ATGTCACAGCTTATCACTGAGTTGTATAAACGTAAAGAAAACAATCGACTTGAAGTAAAGAGAGCCCGGGAGGGAGTTCCTCAGACTCTGTGGGAAACCTATTCCTCATTTGCGAATACCATGGGCGGAACCATCATACTGGGAGTGGATGAAGACACGTCTGGGAACCTTCAGGTTGCCGGTGTTCCTGACGCCGAGCGTTATGTAAAGACAATCTGGAATACTTTGAACAACCGCCAGAAGGTGAGCCGCAACATCCTTGTTGAACACAACATCAGGCTTGAGGAAACAGAAGGGAAGAATGTCATTGTCATTGGTGTTCCTCGTGCCGCAAGGACTGACAAACCAATTTTTATAAATGGCGATGTTTATTCCGGATCTTATCGCCGTAATGGCGATGGAGACTATCATTGTTCGGAAGATGAAGTCCGTAACATGATCCGTGATTCCAGCAGAAGTCCTGCCGACTTGGTGGTGCTGGAAGCTCTGGGTCTGGATGCGTTGTGTGCTGATACCATACAGAAATATCGCAGGAGACTGGCGACAGTAAAGCCTGATTTATCGTGGAACCAACTTTCAGATGAAGAATTACTGTACCGACTCAATGCCATAGGACGTAGCGAGAAAGATGCTTATCTTCATCCTACGGCCGCAGGACTTCTCATGTTTGGGTATCATTATGAAATCGTAAAGGAATTTCCTTCTTATCTTCTCGATTATCGGGAAGTGACCGATGAGGAAAGCCGCTGGGTAGACCGTATTGTATCCAATGCTGCGAACTGGAGCGGAAATCTGTTTGACTTCTATTTCCTTGTCGCAGAGAAGCTCATGGTCGGCATAAAGACTCCTTTTGCCTTGGATGAAAATATGGTGAGGATTGATGATACTCCCGTTCACAAGGCTGTGCGCGAAGCCTTGGTGAACTCCTTGGTTCATGCAAATTACTATGAACGTCGGGGCCTGGTTGTCATAAAGCGGAAAAACTCATTTGAATTCTCTAATCCAGGAGGACTCCGTATTTGCCCTGAGGCGGCCATTGATGGAGGACTCTCCGATCCCCGTAACGGTACGGTGTTCACTATGTTCATGCTGATTAATATTGGAGAACGAGCCGACAGTGGTCTGTCCAATATATTCGCTGTCTGGAAACAACAGAAATGGATTGAGCCTATACTTTCTGAGACCTTCAATCCTGAGAGAACTGCCCTGAATCTTGTCATGGGGAAGGCTTCGGGGGAAAAAGTGGCGATAAAAAGTGGCGATAAAAAAGTGGCGATAAAAAGTGGCGATAAAGAGCTTGGCAAGAAAACTGAAGAACAACGCAATCAGATAATAGAGTATCTGCGGAAGAACAAAGAATGTACAAATGCCATCGTATGTGAACTTCTAAATATAAGAGAGTCTCGCGCTAGGATAATATTGGGTCAGATGGTCGAAGACGGTCTTTTGGTGGCGAAAGGTGAGAACAAGGGCAGGGTGTATCGAATTGCTGGTTTGTGA
- a CDS encoding HNH endonuclease yields MTLITQHLIKELVINASYTSSDIARLIGATAGYVSRSGGVITRSEENFLILIINLKKRVAATQYVDHLDGSTLYWEGQTSRKFAEKRMQAGTDEIFPFIRHEASGPYTYYGRAVPVRMKIFPLGTPSQVIMHLYEHEATTPQFSAEEISEQSPLYVPRNTEARRYVNVRTVQRDYRDAALTLWGNECAVTEISNQRILIASHIKPWRDSTNEERIDPKNSLILSPTYDRLFDLGYISFDPRDGRIWMSDVVDDRDWDKLHVDDSRRLKKVPEGVDSYLHYHNTYVFDFSPSGKTIEELLIG; encoded by the coding sequence ATGACTCTGATTACTCAGCACTTGATAAAAGAACTTGTTATCAATGCTTCATATACATCCTCAGATATAGCTAGACTCATCGGAGCTACAGCAGGATATGTTAGTCGTTCAGGTGGAGTCATCACCCGTTCAGAGGAAAATTTTCTCATTCTTATTATAAATCTCAAGAAGCGAGTTGCCGCTACGCAGTACGTGGATCATTTGGATGGTAGTACTCTTTATTGGGAAGGCCAGACCTCCCGAAAATTCGCTGAAAAACGAATGCAGGCAGGTACAGACGAGATATTTCCCTTTATACGTCATGAAGCCTCAGGTCCTTATACCTACTATGGTCGAGCTGTTCCTGTGAGGATGAAGATATTTCCCTTAGGTACTCCTTCTCAGGTTATCATGCATTTATATGAACATGAGGCAACTACGCCACAGTTTTCTGCCGAGGAGATAAGTGAGCAAAGTCCTTTGTATGTTCCAAGAAATACAGAGGCACGAAGATATGTAAATGTTAGGACGGTACAGAGAGATTACCGTGATGCCGCATTAACGTTATGGGGCAATGAATGTGCAGTAACTGAAATTTCAAATCAGCGGATATTGATTGCAAGCCATATTAAGCCTTGGCGTGACTCAACAAATGAAGAACGAATTGACCCTAAGAATTCGCTCATCCTTTCACCAACATACGACAGGCTTTTTGACTTGGGTTACATATCCTTTGATCCACGTGATGGACGGATATGGATGTCTGATGTTGTAGATGACAGGGATTGGGATAAATTGCATGTGGACGATTCTCGAAGATTAAAAAAAGTTCCTGAAGGTGTCGATTCCTATCTACACTACCATAACACGTATGTTTTTGATTTTTCCCCATCAGGCAAGACAATAGAAGAACTGCTAATTGGATAG
- the cas7e gene encoding type I-E CRISPR-associated protein Cas7/Cse4/CasC — protein sequence MNNTIFAGKKIEFHIIQSFPVTTLNRDDVGAPKTALVGGVTRARVSSQAWKRQVRLHLHDFGIKLAVRTKYISQKIQEACQSLGASEDHAHSVGEAIAEVLAKDTLYFFSDSEALELARYAQSLDFDPKKIIGENKKDLKKIFDAQKSGLIKGFKSQEVDGLDIALFGRMVALAPDLNVEAATSFAHAISTHKVANELDFFTAIDDLGSDTPASSHMGTLEFNSATYYRYVSLDLGQLEQNLGDTKHIPIAVSTFIKALYVAVPFARQSTLSGSSPWDYARVLVRNGQRIQAPFDKPVKPTEEGFSLPSINRLNEFLDRQEKLAGSLFGLQKAFRYGEDENYSIDDLITDLVTEISK from the coding sequence GTTTTCCTGTAACGACCCTGAACCGGGACGATGTCGGCGCGCCGAAAACAGCATTGGTTGGTGGGGTGACCAGAGCAAGGGTCAGCAGTCAAGCATGGAAACGCCAAGTTCGTCTGCATCTACATGATTTTGGTATCAAGCTAGCTGTCAGAACCAAATACATTTCACAAAAAATACAAGAAGCCTGTCAGTCATTAGGTGCTTCAGAAGACCATGCACACTCTGTTGGCGAGGCAATTGCAGAGGTCCTGGCAAAAGATACTTTGTATTTTTTCTCTGATTCAGAAGCTCTTGAACTTGCTCGCTATGCCCAATCTCTTGATTTTGATCCCAAAAAAATTATTGGGGAAAATAAAAAGGATTTGAAAAAAATTTTCGATGCCCAGAAGTCCGGGCTCATCAAGGGTTTCAAGTCTCAAGAAGTCGATGGATTGGATATTGCCCTTTTTGGAAGAATGGTTGCACTGGCACCGGATTTGAACGTTGAAGCGGCAACATCCTTTGCTCATGCCATTTCCACACATAAGGTTGCCAATGAATTGGATTTTTTTACAGCTATTGATGACTTAGGCTCTGATACCCCAGCCTCATCACATATGGGGACACTGGAATTCAATTCGGCTACTTATTACAGATATGTCAGCCTAGATCTTGGACAACTTGAACAGAATCTTGGCGATACTAAACACATCCCTATTGCGGTAAGTACTTTTATCAAGGCTTTATATGTTGCGGTTCCTTTTGCCAGACAGTCTACTTTGAGTGGTAGTTCACCGTGGGATTATGCAAGAGTCTTGGTTAGGAACGGGCAACGTATCCAAGCTCCTTTTGATAAACCTGTCAAGCCGACTGAAGAAGGTTTTTCCTTGCCTAGTATTAATCGGTTAAATGAATTTCTTGACAGACAGGAAAAACTTGCAGGCTCTTTGTTTGGACTCCAGAAAGCATTTAGATATGGAGAAGATGAGAACTACTCTATCGATGATCTCATTACTGATCTTGTGACAGAAATCTCAAAATGA
- the cas6f gene encoding type I-F CRISPR-associated endoribonuclease Cas6/Csy4, with translation MKYVEITLLPGIEVPLPFLWKKIFMRLHLRFVGLQDAFRTVPYGVSFPGYAENPLSVGSKLRVFAESEQNLISLDAKRTFADFADYVHVTGIGNIPDGCTYALYKRLQPNGNLPKIARRKASREGLSYDEALARLKVPGSNKSSDNLFPYIYMKSLSSHQDFCLFIKKELAEVSREFSFSTYGLSAICTVPEF, from the coding sequence ATGAAATACGTTGAGATAACATTGTTGCCCGGCATTGAGGTGCCCTTACCTTTTTTATGGAAGAAGATTTTCATGAGACTGCATTTGCGTTTTGTAGGGTTGCAGGATGCTTTCAGGACTGTTCCCTATGGGGTATCATTTCCAGGTTATGCTGAAAATCCTCTCAGTGTGGGAAGTAAGTTACGTGTTTTTGCTGAGTCAGAACAGAATCTTATTTCCTTGGATGCGAAGCGGACCTTTGCGGATTTTGCTGATTATGTGCATGTGACGGGAATTGGGAATATTCCCGACGGCTGTACTTATGCGTTGTATAAAAGGTTGCAGCCGAATGGAAATCTGCCGAAAATTGCACGAAGGAAAGCTTCTCGTGAGGGACTGTCTTATGATGAGGCTTTGGCTCGTCTGAAAGTACCCGGTTCAAATAAATCTTCGGATAATTTGTTTCCTTACATATATATGAAAAGTTTGAGTTCTCATCAAGACTTCTGTCTTTTCATAAAAAAGGAACTTGCTGAAGTTTCTCGTGAGTTTTCTTTTAGTACATATGGGTTGAGCGCGATTTGCACCGTCCCTGAATTCTAG
- the cas1e gene encoding type I-E CRISPR-associated endonuclease Cas1e has product MARRLFIKINRSNLPQVSNKYPFIYLERGRLEIDDSSIKWIDSEGNLVRIPVATIHTILLGPGTSITHEAVKVMTAANCTVCWVGEDSLLFYAVGQTPTSDTRNLRVQMELAANLKKRTDVARRMFQLRFPNEDISEKSVQELMGMEGKRVKKLYEEKAAIYSVGWKGRSYIPGKFELSDITNQILTSANAALYGILTSAIISLGYSPHIGFVHSGSPLPFVYDVADLYKETVCIDLAFSVTRDLAGMYNKHRVSEEFRNRIIELDILGNVARDIKYVLGK; this is encoded by the coding sequence ATGGCAAGACGTCTTTTCATCAAAATTAATCGTTCAAATCTCCCTCAGGTAAGTAACAAGTATCCTTTCATCTACTTGGAACGAGGGAGACTTGAAATTGATGATAGCAGTATCAAATGGATTGACAGTGAAGGAAATTTGGTCAGGATTCCTGTTGCTACCATCCACACAATATTATTAGGTCCGGGAACTAGTATCACACATGAAGCTGTAAAAGTCATGACAGCGGCAAATTGTACTGTTTGTTGGGTAGGAGAAGACAGTCTTCTTTTTTATGCTGTTGGTCAGACCCCAACTTCCGATACTCGTAATCTCAGAGTACAAATGGAACTCGCAGCAAACTTAAAAAAGCGGACTGATGTTGCGAGGCGGATGTTCCAACTCCGATTCCCTAACGAAGATATTTCAGAAAAATCTGTTCAGGAACTTATGGGAATGGAAGGGAAACGGGTAAAAAAACTTTATGAAGAAAAAGCCGCCATCTATTCGGTCGGCTGGAAAGGCCGGTCATATATTCCAGGAAAATTTGAACTAAGCGACATTACAAATCAAATCCTGACATCCGCCAATGCTGCATTATATGGGATTTTAACATCTGCTATCATTTCATTAGGCTATTCGCCACATATTGGCTTTGTGCATTCAGGAAGTCCTTTACCATTTGTCTATGACGTAGCAGATTTATACAAAGAAACTGTATGCATAGATCTTGCGTTTTCTGTGACGAGGGATCTTGCAGGCATGTATAACAAACATCGCGTTTCAGAGGAATTTAGGAATAGAATTATTGAATTGGATATCTTGGGAAATGTTGCACGTGACATAAAATATGTTTTAGGAAAATAA
- a CDS encoding alpha/beta hydrolase-fold protein — translation MKLWIDKNYGTRPDCDSTGIGGYSTGTLISIYASLAYPQVISRLIAMSSAVCIWMDYLEETLSSADYSSLKYVDVYVGTNEFGRMTTKEEFLSGSDTRNDFFKKNDLGESSLKYEIFPDAMHTQREWRYRFPDALRRVFQDSI, via the coding sequence TTGAAGCTATGGATAGATAAGAATTACGGGACACGGCCTGATTGTGACTCAACGGGAATCGGCGGATACAGTACAGGGACTCTGATAAGTATTTATGCCTCTCTGGCATATCCTCAGGTAATCTCCAGACTCATTGCCATGAGTTCTGCGGTATGTATCTGGATGGATTACCTTGAGGAAACCCTTAGCTCTGCTGACTACAGTTCTCTCAAGTATGTCGATGTATATGTAGGGACAAATGAGTTCGGCCGGATGACAACCAAGGAAGAATTTCTTTCAGGTTCGGATACCCGCAATGACTTTTTCAAGAAGAATGACTTGGGTGAAAGTTCCCTGAAGTATGAGATTTTCCCTGATGCCATGCATACACAGCGTGAGTGGCGATATCGGTTCCCCGACGCCCTGCGTAGGGTATTTCAGGACAGTATCTAG
- a CDS encoding DEAD/DEAH box helicase: MAESFDDIEALKKRIAFLENENRRLKELLSANGMSFETLPDPKSLTGVSPSLDKRSKELVAERLALFTEYFRGRTDVYARKWISRDGKKKGYTPVVKPRFKVWNSQKQRYDVVSHGQTDIYEHLTDNVLMKHLATKSDTSAVIGLYPMVDTDECYLSAMDFDGTSWQQDVSAVMQVCKEHGLPCLLERSQSGNGGHLWFFFKDRIKARKARSMCSSILSFAMGFHAGLSMSSYDRLFPSQDVVTQDGLGNLIALPLQGFARQKGNSVFIAEDFSTLPNQWSALRDTRKLSEDEVDDFLSHAMERGCHDVGKMNDQVLEQPAAMESPGKKSVSGGGTIIIRLKDRIYIPYSEMDASLMNKLKRLASFHNPEFHKAERMRLPTWNKPRVVCCAEKDESHLIIPRGCLSSVRELFRVHRVTVHIQDERSVGTVCDLTFSGTLKPEQHKAVEALYASDQGVLSAPAGFGKTVVGSALIARARTSVLIIVHTKTLLEQWKNRLGRFIHHEGEPMIPGILGGGKDTLTGIVDVAIINSLARKGSGIDFDRYGMVICDECHHIPAVTYEQTVRRISSSRIYGLTATPMRNDGHHAIIFMQCGKLVYQADVLPVSKGKSFIGQVIPKFSRFRCDYSVKDIQVLYEALVHDEARNKKIVADIKTYASQGKSILVLSSRIEHLEILDAILRESAITSIVLWGKQSTRKKKEMMEQLAQAGASDSPVLILSTGQFIGEGFDFPKLDTLFLASPIAWKGNVIQYAGRINREYEGKNSVQVIDYVDFKIPVLERMFRKRIAAYRHIGYSLIYDESKPREKIMYGRNDFWKRLQEDCKAYPGDIVFSVPHVALPKVRLYSSFLSALSESGRSYL, translated from the coding sequence ATGGCAGAATCTTTTGATGATATTGAAGCCCTGAAAAAACGCATCGCCTTCCTTGAGAATGAGAACCGCCGACTCAAGGAGCTGTTGAGTGCCAACGGCATGTCTTTTGAAACACTGCCAGACCCAAAATCATTGACGGGCGTATCTCCATCGCTGGATAAGAGGAGCAAAGAACTTGTTGCTGAACGGCTGGCTTTGTTCACTGAATATTTCAGAGGGCGTACAGATGTCTATGCTCGCAAGTGGATCAGCCGTGATGGAAAGAAGAAGGGATATACTCCTGTCGTGAAACCACGCTTCAAAGTGTGGAATTCACAGAAACAGAGATATGATGTTGTCTCCCATGGGCAGACGGATATCTACGAACACCTGACGGATAATGTGCTGATGAAGCACCTAGCAACGAAATCTGACACTTCGGCGGTCATCGGACTCTATCCCATGGTCGATACTGATGAATGCTATCTGTCTGCTATGGATTTTGACGGAACCTCATGGCAACAGGATGTGAGTGCTGTCATGCAGGTATGCAAAGAGCATGGCCTTCCATGTCTGCTTGAGCGCTCCCAGTCTGGAAACGGCGGGCATCTCTGGTTTTTCTTCAAGGACCGGATCAAGGCCAGAAAAGCACGCTCCATGTGCAGCAGCATTCTGTCATTCGCCATGGGATTTCATGCTGGACTATCCATGTCCTCCTACGACAGACTCTTTCCCTCCCAGGATGTTGTGACTCAGGATGGACTGGGAAATCTCATCGCGCTCCCATTGCAGGGCTTTGCCCGGCAGAAAGGAAACAGTGTTTTTATCGCCGAGGATTTTTCTACTCTTCCAAACCAATGGTCAGCATTGAGGGATACGCGCAAACTGTCCGAAGATGAAGTCGATGACTTCTTGAGCCATGCCATGGAAAGGGGTTGTCATGACGTGGGTAAGATGAACGACCAAGTACTGGAACAACCAGCAGCAATGGAATCGCCGGGGAAAAAGAGCGTATCTGGCGGCGGGACAATTATCATCCGGTTGAAGGATAGAATATATATCCCTTATTCGGAGATGGATGCGAGCTTGATGAACAAGCTGAAGCGTCTTGCATCTTTTCATAATCCGGAATTCCACAAGGCTGAAAGAATGCGCCTGCCTACATGGAATAAACCGCGCGTGGTGTGCTGCGCGGAAAAAGACGAATCTCATCTGATTATTCCCAGAGGATGTCTCTCTTCCGTGCGGGAACTTTTCAGAGTTCATAGAGTGACAGTGCACATCCAGGATGAACGGAGTGTGGGAACCGTATGCGATCTAACATTCTCTGGCACCTTGAAACCTGAACAGCATAAAGCTGTGGAAGCACTGTATGCTTCTGACCAGGGAGTACTGTCGGCTCCGGCAGGATTCGGAAAAACAGTCGTGGGTTCTGCTTTGATTGCCCGTGCCCGTACATCTGTCCTGATCATCGTGCATACCAAAACATTACTCGAACAGTGGAAAAATCGTCTCGGACGTTTCATCCACCATGAGGGTGAGCCTATGATTCCCGGAATCCTGGGAGGAGGCAAGGACACCCTGACAGGGATAGTCGATGTGGCGATCATCAATTCTCTTGCTCGGAAAGGAAGTGGGATTGATTTTGACAGGTATGGTATGGTTATCTGCGATGAATGCCATCATATCCCTGCAGTGACGTATGAACAGACTGTCAGGCGTATTTCCAGCTCCCGGATATATGGATTGACAGCTACACCCATGCGCAATGATGGTCATCACGCCATCATCTTCATGCAATGCGGCAAGCTGGTCTATCAGGCGGATGTTCTCCCTGTATCCAAGGGTAAATCTTTCATAGGGCAGGTCATTCCGAAGTTCTCACGTTTCAGATGCGATTATTCTGTCAAGGACATTCAGGTGCTCTATGAAGCACTGGTCCACGATGAGGCTCGCAATAAGAAGATTGTCGCCGATATCAAGACCTATGCGTCCCAAGGGAAATCTATCCTGGTGCTGTCATCCCGTATAGAGCATCTGGAAATCCTTGATGCGATTCTCCGTGAATCAGCTATCACTTCCATAGTGCTCTGGGGAAAGCAGTCCACACGAAAAAAGAAAGAGATGATGGAACAGCTTGCTCAAGCGGGAGCTTCTGATTCTCCGGTGCTGATTTTATCCACAGGACAATTCATTGGGGAAGGATTTGACTTCCCCAAACTCGACACACTGTTCTTGGCCTCTCCCATAGCATGGAAGGGGAATGTCATCCAGTATGCAGGAAGGATAAACCGTGAGTACGAAGGGAAGAATTCCGTTCAGGTCATCGACTATGTTGACTTCAAGATCCCGGTGCTTGAGAGGATGTTCCGCAAGCGCATTGCCGCTTACAGGCATATCGGCTATTCACTGATCTATGATGAAAGCAAACCGCGTGAGAAAATCATGTATGGGCGCAATGACTTCTGGAAGAGACTTCAGGAAGACTGTAAAGCATATCCGGGAGACATTGTTTTTTCTGTTCCTCATGTCGCACTGCCCAAGGTTCGTCTGTATTCTTCCTTCCTGTCGGCCTTAAGTGAGAGCGGCAGGTCATATTTGTAG
- a CDS encoding DUF6088 family protein, whose protein sequence is MKSRVEEIRSQIQRMNSRSIFFADDFGMDDRQAVRVILSRLAKDNTIVRLGAGIYMKPRYSNLIHSIEYPSVGDIAQAVAQKEKARIVPSGAYAVHRLGLSTQIPTRAIFLTDGSPRKMTLEDGREIIFKRTAAKNLAYKNTTIGIIVSALKEIGAKGIDAETRNLLARLLESVPYDKAREDILIAPEWIQKELIGILRKGSS, encoded by the coding sequence ATGAAGTCACGTGTAGAAGAAATACGATCACAGATTCAGAGGATGAACTCCCGATCCATCTTCTTTGCCGATGACTTTGGTATGGATGATCGACAGGCGGTACGCGTTATCTTGTCACGGCTTGCCAAAGACAATACGATTGTCCGCCTGGGAGCCGGCATTTATATGAAACCTCGGTATAGTAATCTCATTCATTCCATAGAATATCCTTCTGTTGGGGATATAGCACAGGCTGTCGCCCAGAAGGAAAAGGCGAGAATTGTTCCTTCAGGAGCATATGCCGTACATCGGCTTGGACTGTCAACGCAGATACCCACCCGTGCGATATTTCTGACAGACGGTTCTCCCAGAAAAATGACTCTTGAAGACGGACGTGAAATCATCTTCAAACGCACAGCGGCAAAGAACCTCGCATATAAAAATACTACTATTGGAATTATTGTTTCTGCACTGAAGGAAATCGGAGCGAAAGGTATTGATGCTGAAACACGGAATCTTCTTGCCAGGTTATTAGAGTCAGTTCCTTATGATAAGGCTCGTGAAGACATCCTGATTGCTCCGGAATGGATACAGAAGGAATTGATAGGGATTCTTCGAAAGGGGAGTAGTTAA
- the cas2e gene encoding type I-E CRISPR-associated endoribonuclease Cas2e, with translation MVVVVAKHIPPAVRGRMKLWFIEPRPNVFISGITDSVATQVITYLFSHCPISSELLVFQKIPSPPYYKIWSKGNTNKMTIISGLQLILEKTE, from the coding sequence ATGGTTGTAGTTGTTGCAAAACACATCCCTCCTGCTGTTAGGGGACGGATGAAATTGTGGTTCATCGAACCACGTCCAAATGTCTTTATATCTGGCATTACCGATTCTGTTGCTACACAAGTCATCACATATCTTTTTTCCCATTGTCCTATTAGTTCCGAGTTATTGGTTTTTCAAAAAATCCCTTCTCCTCCTTACTACAAGATTTGGAGTAAAGGAAATACTAATAAGATGACTATAATTTCTGGTCTTCAGTTGATTCTTGAAAAGACAGAGTAG